Proteins encoded in a region of the Streptomyces akebiae genome:
- a CDS encoding immunity 21 family protein, producing MAGYADAAVVPHVVRWVESSGGPLIAIPEAVLPFWAGADGDETSSDYDRACDVDGHVGLLPVGDTRALVLGDEPASTTYLPEHGTFVRWCAADTETELLAGVPAALDTAAWEPELHWRVPGSVVLLDAVWPGRSLRETDHVRVELAPGLYGISAAQVWTGPETWLGLVRVRPLAGT from the coding sequence ATGGCTGGATACGCGGACGCGGCGGTGGTGCCCCATGTGGTGCGGTGGGTGGAGTCGAGCGGTGGACCGCTCATAGCGATACCGGAGGCGGTGCTGCCGTTCTGGGCGGGCGCCGACGGCGACGAGACGTCCTCGGACTACGACCGGGCCTGCGACGTGGACGGACACGTCGGCCTGTTGCCGGTCGGCGACACCCGCGCCCTGGTGCTCGGCGACGAACCCGCGTCCACCACGTATCTGCCCGAGCACGGCACCTTCGTCCGCTGGTGCGCGGCCGACACCGAGACCGAGCTCCTGGCGGGCGTTCCGGCGGCGCTCGACACCGCGGCCTGGGAGCCGGAGCTGCACTGGCGGGTGCCCGGGTCGGTCGTCCTCCTCGACGCCGTGTGGCCCGGCAGGTCGCTGCGGGAGACGGACCATGTACGGGTGGAGCTGGCTCCCGGCCTGTACGGGATCAGCGCGGCCCAGGTCTGGACGGGCCCGGAGACGTGGCTCGGCCTGGTCCGGGTGAGACCGCTGGCCGGCACGTGA
- a CDS encoding DUF885 domain-containing protein, protein MSDTKSPLPREVADAYVDDLIALDPVTGTYLGVKESSSKLPDTSPAGQEARAELIRTTLARLDEAEQRPGADSDAERRCARLLRERLTAELAVHEAEEGLRAVGNMVTPPHEVREVFTITPAETEEDWAAIAERLRAVPTAYAGYRESLALGLKRKLYAGPRPTATFIGQLTEWADTDGSGRGWFEDFASAGPASLRAELDEAARGATRAVVELRDWMRDVYAPAVQGAPDTVGRERYGRLVRYFTGSDLDLDEAYAYGWAEFHRLLGEMRQEAAKILPGAETPWVALAHLDEHGRHIEGVDEVRAWLQSLMDEAIEALDGTHFDLAEPVRKVESCIAPPGGAAAPYYSAPTEDFSRPGRTWLPTMGATRFPVYDLVSTWYHEGVPGHHLQLAQWVYVKDDLSRYQATIGGVSANAEGWALYAERLMDELGFLKDAEERLGYLDAQMMRAARVIVDIGMHLELEIPADSPFHPGERWTVDLAQEFFGAHSSRPADFVESELTRYLTMPGQAIGYKLGERAWLLGRENAKRRHGEAFDAKAWHMAALSQGSLGLDDLVDELSRL, encoded by the coding sequence ATGTCTGACACCAAGAGCCCCCTGCCCCGTGAGGTCGCCGACGCGTATGTCGACGACCTCATCGCCCTCGACCCCGTGACCGGCACGTATCTGGGCGTGAAGGAGAGTTCCAGCAAGTTGCCGGACACCTCGCCGGCCGGTCAGGAGGCCCGTGCGGAGCTGATCCGGACGACACTCGCGCGGCTCGACGAGGCGGAGCAGCGACCGGGCGCGGACAGTGACGCCGAGCGCCGGTGTGCGCGCCTGCTGCGGGAGCGGCTGACGGCGGAGCTGGCCGTGCACGAGGCCGAGGAGGGGCTGCGCGCCGTCGGCAACATGGTCACGCCGCCGCACGAGGTGCGTGAGGTGTTCACGATCACCCCGGCGGAGACCGAGGAGGACTGGGCGGCCATCGCCGAGCGGCTGCGCGCGGTGCCGACGGCGTACGCCGGGTACCGCGAGTCCCTGGCGCTCGGGCTGAAGCGCAAGCTGTACGCGGGCCCCCGTCCGACAGCGACCTTCATCGGCCAGCTCACCGAGTGGGCGGACACGGACGGTTCGGGGCGCGGCTGGTTCGAGGACTTCGCGTCGGCGGGCCCCGCGTCGCTGCGGGCGGAGCTGGACGAGGCGGCTCGCGGCGCGACCCGGGCCGTGGTGGAACTGCGCGACTGGATGCGTGACGTGTACGCCCCGGCGGTGCAGGGGGCGCCGGACACGGTCGGCCGGGAGCGCTACGGCAGGCTGGTGCGCTACTTCACGGGCTCGGATCTGGACCTCGACGAGGCGTACGCGTACGGCTGGGCGGAGTTCCACCGGCTGCTCGGTGAGATGAGGCAGGAGGCCGCGAAGATCCTGCCCGGCGCCGAGACGCCATGGGTGGCGCTGGCGCATCTGGACGAGCACGGCCGGCACATCGAGGGCGTCGACGAGGTCCGCGCGTGGCTGCAGTCGCTGATGGACGAGGCGATCGAGGCGCTGGACGGCACCCACTTCGACCTCGCCGAGCCGGTGCGCAAGGTCGAGTCCTGCATCGCCCCGCCCGGCGGCGCGGCGGCCCCGTACTACTCGGCCCCGACCGAGGACTTCTCCCGCCCGGGCCGCACCTGGCTGCCGACGATGGGGGCGACCCGCTTCCCGGTGTACGACCTGGTCTCCACCTGGTACCACGAGGGCGTTCCCGGCCACCATCTCCAGCTCGCCCAGTGGGTGTACGTCAAGGACGACCTGTCCCGCTACCAGGCCACGATCGGCGGGGTCAGCGCCAACGCCGAGGGCTGGGCCCTGTACGCGGAGCGGCTCATGGACGAGCTGGGCTTCCTCAAGGACGCGGAGGAGCGGCTGGGCTATCTGGACGCGCAGATGATGCGCGCGGCCCGGGTCATCGTCGACATCGGTATGCACCTGGAGCTGGAGATCCCGGCCGACTCGCCGTTCCACCCGGGCGAGCGCTGGACCGTGGATCTGGCCCAGGAGTTCTTCGGCGCCCACAGCAGCCGTCCGGCGGACTTCGTGGAGAGCGAGCTGACGCGCTATCTGACGATGCCGGGCCAGGCCATCGGCTACAAGCTCGGCGAGCGGGCCTGGCTGCTGGGCCGGGAGAACGCCAAGCGTCGCCACGGCGAGGCCTTCGACGCCAAGGCGTGGCACATGGCCGCGCTGTCCCAGGGCTCGCTGGGCCTGGACGACCTGGTGGACGAGCTGTCCCGGTTGTGA
- a CDS encoding Lrp/AsnC family transcriptional regulator, which translates to MADSVVLDPVDLHLLRLLQNDARTTYRDLAAQVGVAPSTCLDRVTRLRRAGVILGHQLRLDPAKLGRGLEALLSVQVRPHRRELVGPFVERIRALPESRTVYHLTGPDDYLVHVAVADMADLQRLVLDEFTSQREVARVETRLIFQQWECGPLLPPDADRPSP; encoded by the coding sequence ATGGCCGATTCCGTCGTACTCGATCCGGTGGATCTCCATCTGCTGCGGCTGTTGCAGAACGACGCCCGGACGACGTACCGGGACCTGGCGGCGCAGGTCGGGGTCGCGCCGTCCACCTGTCTGGACCGGGTGACACGGCTGCGCCGTGCGGGCGTGATCCTCGGCCATCAGCTGCGGCTGGATCCGGCCAAGCTGGGACGGGGACTGGAGGCGTTGCTGTCGGTGCAGGTCCGGCCGCACCGGCGGGAGTTGGTGGGGCCGTTCGTGGAGCGGATCCGGGCCCTGCCGGAGTCGCGGACCGTCTATCACCTCACCGGACCGGACGACTATCTCGTGCATGTCGCGGTGGCGGACATGGCGGATCTGCAGCGCCTGGTCCTCGACGAGTTCACGTCACAGCGCGAGGTCGCGCGGGTGGAGACCCGGTTGATCTTCCAGCAGTGGGAGTGCGGGCCCCTGCTGCCGCCGGACGCGGACCGGCCCTCGCCCTGA